A stretch of Henckelia pumila isolate YLH828 chromosome 4, ASM3356847v2, whole genome shotgun sequence DNA encodes these proteins:
- the LOC140866624 gene encoding cyanidin 3-O-galactoside 2''-O-xylosyltransferase FGGT1-like, with product MSEEKLKIVMYPWLAMAHLTGFLHLSNKLAERGHSIFFILPTKTQSKLNQFNLHPHLITFIPITIPHVQGLPEGAETTADIRFPMGPLLRHAMDLTRPFVHSLLQEVKPHFVLYDFTHWLPALARGLGVKSVCYWIVSPASVGYLLRDDPDTDALLEPPTGFPPSVIKLYPHEVRSWRPRCTLKEYGCDDMNFVQRLIVSVEECDALGFKSCREMEGPYCVFLEKKYKKPVILAGPVLPEPPTVGLDEKWRNWLDQFEAKTVIFCAFGSEAILKLDQFQELVLGLEITGLPFLAVLKPPEGCKTVVEALPEGFKNRTEKRGVIHGGWVQQQLILSHPSIGCFVTHCGSGSLSEAMVNECQLVLIPYLGDHFLNARLMEGDWRVGVEVKRREEDGFFTKEGVMESIRLVMEEESEIGKEIRANHGKWRDFLLTKGLEDSYMDEFVQKLGTLLVD from the coding sequence ATGAGTGAAGAGAAGTTGAAGATAGTGATGTATCCATGGCTGGCAATGGCGCATCTCACAGGATTTCTTCACCTCTCCAACAAACTCGCCGAAAGAGGCCACTCCATCTTCTTCATCCTCCCCACAAAAACACAGTCCAAACTCAACCAATTCAATCTCCACCCGCATCTCATCACCTTCATACCCATCACAATCCCTCACGTCCAAGGCCTCCCCGAAGGTGCCGAAACCACCGCAGACATTCGTTTTCCGATGGGTCCGCTTCTCAGGCACGCCATGGATCTCACACGGCCCTTTGTCCATTCTTTGCTCCAAGAAGTCAAACCCCATTTCGTGTTGTACGATTTCACGCATTGGTTGCCAGCTTTGGCGAGGGGACTAGGCGTTAAATCCGTTTGTTATTGGATCGTAAGCCCTGCATCTGTAGGCTACCTCCTCCGCGACGACCCTGACACCGACGCTTTGCTGGAACCTCCCACTGGTTTCCCTCCATCGGTAATCAAGCTTTACCCGCACGAAGTGCGTTCGTGGAGGCCGAGGTGCACTTTGAAAGAATATGGATGTGACGACATGAACTTCGTGCAGCGCTTAATTGTTTCGGTTGAGGAATGTGATGCGCTTGGATTCAAATCGTGCAGAGAAATGGAAGGTCCATATTGTGTGTTTCTTGAAAAAAAGTACAAGAAACCGGTGATTCTAGCAGGACCCGTGTTACCGGAGCCCCCCACTGTAGGTCTAGACGAGAAATGGCGGAATTGGCTTGATCAGTTCGAAGCCAAAACAGTAATCTTCTGCGCATTCGGCAGTGAAGCCATACTGAAACTGGACCAATTTCAAGAACTGGTTCTGGGCTTAGAAATCACAGGTCTTCCGTTTCTAGCTGTACTGAAACCACCCGAAGGATGTAAAACAGTGGTAGAAGCATTGCCCGAAGGCTTCAAGAACAGAACAGAGAAAAGAGGCGTCATCCATGGAGGTTGGGTGCAACAACAGCTGATCTTATCCCACCCTTCCATCGGATGCTTCGTCACGCATTGCGGGTCGGGCTCGTTATCGGAGGCGATGGTGAACGAATGCCAGTTGGTGCTGATACCATATCTGGGTGACCATTTCCTCAATGCAAGATTGATGGAGGGAGATTGGAGGGTCGGAGTGGAGgttaagagaagagaagaagatggATTTTTCACAAAAGAGGGTGTGATGGAGAGCATCAGATTGGTGATGGAAGAAGAGAGTGAGATTGGGAAAGAGATCAGGGCAAATCATGGAAAGTGGAGGGATTTCTTGTTGACCAAAGGACTCGAGGATTCTTACATGGATGAGTTTGTTCAAAAGCTGGGAACCCTCCTCGTGGACTGA